The proteins below are encoded in one region of Methylobacillus flagellatus KT:
- a CDS encoding peptidylprolyl isomerase — translation MRTFITRALLNPLLYLSMLGTSLVATASDNALPQLEIQTNHGSFVIELYPDKAPKTVANFLQYVTSDFYTGTTFHRTVDRFMIQGGGLTAEMREKSTFSPIENESNNGLKNEYGSVAMARAFAPNSATSQFFINLSDNKFLNFHKPEPAYMGYCVFGKVIKGIDVVERIGKSPTKVVGAHLNVPVEPVVIEKVALLDQPISIAERLDYKKVKTIAQTEAPTKSKGKQP, via the coding sequence ATGCGCACATTTATTACACGTGCTTTGCTCAACCCGCTTCTGTATCTTTCCATGCTGGGTACCAGCCTGGTAGCGACCGCCAGCGACAATGCGCTGCCACAACTGGAAATACAGACTAACCACGGCAGCTTCGTCATTGAGCTTTACCCGGACAAGGCGCCAAAAACCGTCGCCAACTTTCTCCAGTACGTCACCAGCGACTTCTATACCGGCACAACCTTTCACCGCACAGTGGATCGCTTCATGATCCAGGGTGGCGGCCTCACTGCCGAAATGAGGGAAAAATCCACCTTTTCACCTATTGAAAATGAATCCAACAACGGGCTAAAGAATGAATACGGCTCCGTCGCCATGGCTCGGGCATTCGCCCCCAATTCCGCGACCTCGCAGTTCTTCATCAACCTGTCAGACAACAAGTTTCTCAACTTCCACAAGCCGGAACCTGCCTATATGGGGTATTGCGTGTTTGGCAAGGTCATCAAGGGCATTGATGTAGTCGAGCGGATAGGTAAAAGCCCCACCAAAGTAGTGGGCGCCCACCTCAACGTGCCAGTGGAGCCTGTCGTTATCGAGAAGGTTGCATTACTGGATCAACCCATCAGCATCGCCGAACGCCTGGATTACAAGAAAGTCAAAACCATCGCGCAGACAGAAGCGCCAACCAAAAGTAAAGGAAAGCAGCCTTGA
- a CDS encoding L,D-transpeptidase family protein has product MLKRLTKLLSIMMFVGGGLLPWNATADKSSTSPGSMLPAFNSNQIERLLVQSLLQINAGQLREALNTVDQLLQDAPNFRLAHLVRGDLLMTFAQQSTKLGDHQDAALSDFQEEAKVRIERHLASPHEGKIPDVLWHMSPEQRYAVVVDTTKSRLYVYQNRDSQLHHLVDYYITMGKNGSEKFTEGDKRTPLGIYIADKKLEHKLPDFYGEAAYPLNYPNPLDKRHGKKGHGIWLHGTPQDVYSRPPKASDGCVVIANPDIKALAPVLQQGATPVIISNDLQWITPQEAEQRRQALDQALEQWRRDWESQDTEQYLAHYADTFFSDSGNLEKWKENKRRIQAAKTKVQISLSNISMFRYPNAPAPMVLVSFDQDYKSDILIDHMKKQQYWVWDDHRWKIMYEGPA; this is encoded by the coding sequence ATGCTCAAGCGCTTAACCAAACTGTTATCGATTATGATGTTCGTCGGTGGCGGCCTGCTGCCCTGGAATGCCACGGCAGACAAGTCCAGCACGTCTCCGGGCAGTATGCTCCCTGCATTCAACAGCAACCAGATTGAACGCTTATTGGTACAGAGCCTGCTTCAAATCAATGCAGGCCAGCTGCGGGAAGCCTTGAATACCGTTGACCAGTTACTGCAAGATGCACCCAATTTCCGCCTTGCGCACTTAGTGCGTGGCGACCTGCTGATGACGTTTGCGCAGCAGTCTACCAAGCTCGGCGATCACCAGGATGCAGCGCTATCGGACTTCCAGGAAGAAGCCAAGGTCCGGATAGAACGCCATCTTGCAAGCCCGCATGAAGGCAAGATCCCTGACGTGCTCTGGCACATGTCACCGGAGCAGCGCTATGCAGTCGTGGTCGACACGACAAAATCACGACTATATGTATATCAGAACCGCGACAGCCAGCTCCACCACCTGGTCGACTACTACATCACCATGGGTAAGAATGGCAGCGAGAAATTTACTGAAGGGGATAAGCGCACCCCTTTGGGAATATATATTGCGGACAAGAAGCTGGAGCACAAGCTGCCGGATTTTTATGGCGAAGCAGCATATCCCTTGAACTATCCCAACCCGCTTGACAAACGACATGGGAAAAAAGGCCATGGCATCTGGCTGCACGGCACCCCTCAGGATGTATACAGCCGTCCGCCCAAGGCTAGTGATGGCTGCGTCGTGATTGCCAATCCAGACATCAAGGCACTTGCCCCCGTATTGCAGCAAGGCGCAACGCCGGTCATTATCAGCAACGACCTACAGTGGATCACGCCCCAGGAAGCCGAGCAGCGCAGACAGGCATTGGACCAGGCACTGGAGCAATGGCGCCGCGACTGGGAGTCACAGGATACGGAACAGTACCTCGCCCACTATGCCGACACCTTCTTCAGCGACAGCGGCAACCTGGAAAAATGGAAAGAGAACAAGCGGCGCATCCAGGCAGCCAAGACAAAAGTACAGATCAGTCTATCCAACATCAGTATGTTCCGCTATCCTAATGCCCCAGCGCCTATGGTTCTGGTCAGCTTTGACCAAGACTACAAGAGCGATATACTCATTGACCACATGAAGAAACAGCAGTACTGGGTGTGGGACGATCATCGCTGGAAAATCATGTATGAAGGTCCCGCATGA
- a CDS encoding L,D-transpeptidase Cds6 family protein: MTIPRTLRHGLLTTILLFSLEGMAGALDEINQLAEQGKTAQALQRLNSYLGKQPTDVKALFLKGVLLAESDKQDEAIQVFSELTEKYPQLPAPYNNLAVLYAYQGNYEKAKGALEAAIRTHPSYATAHENLGDIYARMASESYSRALQLDTSNSRAKSKLALIKDLLPPPGDVAVAQPPSKDTTTPSPTPAQVSARIDSKPAETTKLATNAKPAIAEAAPASAPAAEQKKADQTQAVLDAVNSWAKAWSSQDIDRYLASYAKDFKTPNGETRSSWEAMRKTRLSKPTRIEVKLSNIQVSFEDDHTARATFQQSYEADHLSQRTRKQLVLVQQQGQWLIQQELAKR, translated from the coding sequence ATGACTATTCCACGCACGCTGCGTCATGGCCTGCTGACGACCATCTTACTGTTCTCCCTGGAAGGAATGGCAGGTGCGCTTGATGAAATCAACCAGCTTGCAGAGCAAGGCAAAACAGCCCAGGCGCTTCAACGCCTCAATAGCTATCTAGGCAAGCAGCCTACGGATGTGAAGGCATTGTTCCTCAAAGGCGTACTACTCGCCGAAAGCGATAAGCAGGACGAGGCCATTCAGGTATTCAGCGAACTCACGGAAAAATACCCTCAGCTACCGGCACCATACAACAACCTGGCTGTACTCTATGCCTACCAGGGCAATTACGAAAAAGCCAAGGGCGCCCTCGAGGCAGCCATTCGCACCCACCCAAGTTACGCCACGGCTCACGAAAATCTGGGGGATATTTACGCCCGCATGGCTTCAGAGTCTTACAGCCGAGCCTTGCAGCTCGATACCAGCAACAGCCGCGCCAAAAGCAAACTGGCACTGATCAAGGATTTGCTGCCGCCACCTGGCGATGTCGCAGTCGCGCAGCCGCCATCCAAGGACACCACCACCCCTAGTCCAACTCCAGCGCAGGTGTCCGCCAGAATCGATAGCAAGCCTGCGGAAACCACCAAGCTGGCTACCAACGCAAAACCCGCGATAGCGGAAGCAGCCCCCGCCTCGGCGCCTGCTGCGGAACAGAAAAAGGCTGACCAGACACAAGCAGTACTGGACGCAGTAAACTCCTGGGCAAAAGCCTGGTCCAGCCAGGACATAGACCGTTACCTTGCCAGCTATGCCAAGGACTTCAAGACGCCCAACGGAGAAACCCGCTCGAGCTGGGAGGCAATGCGCAAAACTCGTCTCAGCAAACCTACACGGATAGAAGTCAAATTGAGCAATATACAAGTTAGCTTCGAGGATGATCATACTGCACGCGCAACATTCCAGCAGTCCTATGAGGCCGACCACTTATCCCAGCGCACCCGCAAACAACTAGTGCTGGTTCAACAGCAAGGTCAATGGCTAATCCAGCAGGAGCTGGCAAAGCGGTAA